A single Vigna radiata var. radiata cultivar VC1973A chromosome 8, Vradiata_ver6, whole genome shotgun sequence DNA region contains:
- the LOC106772165 gene encoding chaperonin CPN60-2, mitochondrial — MYRFASSLASKARIARSGSKQVGSTLSWSRNYAAKDIKFGVEARALMLKGVEELADAVKVTMGPKGRNVVIEQSFGGPKVTKDGVTVAKSIEFNDKVKNVGASLVKQVANATNDVAGDGTTCATVLTRAIFTEGCKSVAAGMNAMDLRRGISMAVDTVVTNLKSRARMISTSEEIAQVGTISANGEREIGELIAKAMEKVGKEGVITISDGKTLYNELEVVEGMKLDRGYISPYFITNDKNQKCELEDPLILIHEKKISSINAVVKVLELALKRQRPLLIVAEDVESDALATLILNKLRAGIKVCAIKAPGFGENRKSALQDLAVLTGGALITEELGLKLEKVDLDMLGTCKKITISKDDTVILDGAGDKKSIEERCEQIRSAIENSTSDYDKEKLQERLAKLSGGVAVLKIGGASEAEVGEKKDRVTDALNATKAAVEEGIVPGGGVALLYASKELDKLQTANFDQKIGVQIIQNALKTPVLTIASNAGVEGAVVVGKLLEQDDHDLGYDAAKGEYVDMVKSGIIDPLKVIRTALVDAASVSSLMTTTEAVVSELPKDDKDTPAMAGGMGGMDY, encoded by the exons ATGTATCGTTTTGCTTCTAGCCTCGCCTCCAAAGCAAG GATTGCTAGGAGTGGCAGCAAACAG GTTGGGAGTACGTTGAGCTGGAGCCGAAATTATGCGGCTAAGGACATTAAATTTGGTGTGGAGGCTCGGGCTCTGATGCTTAAGGGTGTTGAAGAGCTTGCAGATGCTGTCAAAGTAACCATGGGTCCCAAG GGGCGTAATGTGGTAATTGAGCAAAGTTTTGGTGGCCCTAAAGTAACTAAAGATGGAGTAACTGTTGCAAAGAGCATTGAATTCAATGATAAAGTTAAGAATGTTGGTGCCAGTCTCGTAAAGCAGGTTGCTAATGCTACTAATGATGTGGCTGGTGATG GAACCACATGTGCCACGGTCCTTACAAGAGCCATATTTACTGAAGGCTGCAAATCAGTTGCAGCTGGAATGAATGCAATGGACCTGAGGCGTGGTATAAGTATGGCTGTTGACACTGTTGTAACAAACTTGAAAAGCAGAGCTCGGATGATTAGCACATCTGAAGAAATAGCACAG GTTGGGACAATATCTGCTAATGGAGAACGAGAAATAGGTGAGCTGATTGCCAAAGCTATGGAGAAAGTTGGCAAAGAGGGAGTCATCACAATTTCA GATGGCAAAACTTTATATAATGAGTTGGAAGTTGTTGAAGGAATGAAGCTTGACAGGGGCTACATATCTccttattttataacaaatgaTAAGAACCAGAAATGT GAACTTGAGGATCCTCTCATTCTAATCCACGAGAAGAAAATCTCAAGTATAAATGCTGTAGTTAAAGTTTTAGAGTTAGCTTTGAAG AGACAAAGACCATTGTTAATTGTTGCTGAAGATGTTGAAAGTGATGCACTTGCAACACTTATTCTAAATAAGCTTCGTGCTGGAATTAAG GTATGTGCTATTAAAGCCCCTGGTTTTGGTGAAAATAGGAAGTCCGCACTTCAAGATCTTGCAGTTCTAACAGGAGGAGCA CTTATCACTGAAGAACTTGGCTTGAAGCTTGAAAAAGTGGATTTGGATATGCTTGGCACTTGCAAAAAA ATAACAATTTCTAAGGATGACACTGTCATTCTTGATGGAGCTGGTGACAAGAAATCAATTGAAGAAAGATGCGAACAG ATTAGGTCAGCAATTGAAAATAGCACCTCAGATTATGACAAGGAAAAGTTACAGGAAAGATTGGCCAAGCTTTCTGGTGGTGTTGCAGTGCTCAAG ATTGGAGGAGCCAGCGAAGCCGAAGTTGGTGAAAAGAAGGATAGAGTGACAGATGCCTTGAATGCAACTAAGGCTGCTGTTGAAGAGGGCATAGTACCTG GTGGTGGTGTTGCTCTTCTATATGCATCAAAAGAGTTGGATAAACTTCAAACTGCTAACTTTGATCAGAAGATTGGTGTCCAGATTATCCAAAACGCTTTAAAG ACACCTGTGCTCACAATTGCATCAAATGCGGGAGTTGAGGGTGCGGTTGTTGTTGGCAAACTATTGGAACAAGACGATCATGATCTAGGATATGATGCTGCCAAGG GTGAGTATGTGGATATGGTTAAATCCGGAATCATTGACCCATTGAAGGTGATTAGGACAGCCTTGGTTGATGCAGCAAG TGTATCATCTTTGATGACAACAACTGAAGCTGTCGTGTCTGAACTTCCTAAGGATGATAAAGATACTCCTGCTATGGCTGGTGGAATGGGTGGCATGGATTACTAA
- the LOC106772166 gene encoding PHD finger protein ING1 — MSFLEEFQANLDSLPVILQKKYALLRDLDKSLQDIQRQNEQRCEHEIEDIRRGVRSGNITPDTSVIRFSDEALDEQKHSIRVADEKVALAVQAYDLVDTHIQQLDQYLKKFDEDLRRERENAAITGVAASGPEGNTKSGRGNESGTGRGGRKKTRQTTLVTAAATEAQTTAKPTGMDLDLPVDPNEPTYCFCNQVSYGAMVACDNPNCKIEWFHFGCVGLKEQPKGKWYCSNCAATKNRRRGK, encoded by the exons ATGTCGTTCCTAGAGGAATTTCAAGCCA ATTTGGATTCGCTGCCTGTTATACTTCAAAAGAAGTATGCGTTGTTACGTGACTTAGATAAGAGCTTACAGg ATATTCAAAGGCAAAATGAACAGCGTTGTGAACATGAAATTGAAGATATTAGGAGGGGAGTTAGGTCTGGAAACATTACACCTGATACTTCAGTTATTAGATTCTCTGATGAAGCGCTTGATGAGCAAAAGCATAGTATCAGGGTTGCTGATGAAAAAGTAGCCTTGGCTGTCCAGGCATATGATTTG GTAGATACACACATACAACAACTTGATCAGTATCTTAAAAAGTTTGATGAGGATCTTCGGCGTG AAAGAGAAAATGCTGCAATAACTGGAGTGGCTGCTTCAGGTCCAGAGGGTAATACAAAATCTGGAAGGGGCAATGAAAGTGGGACTGGTAGAGGAGGGCGAAAAAA AACACGCCAAACCACATTGGTCACTGCGGCGGCAACAGAAGCACAAACCACAGCAAAGCCAACTGGCATGGATTTAGATTTACCTGTTGATCCAAATGAACCCACATACTGCTTTTGTAATCAAGTTAGCTATGGAGCGATGGTTGCATGTGATAACCCCAAC TGCAAAATAGAGTGGTTCCATTTTGGTTGTGTTGGTCTGAAAGAGCAACCAAAAGGAAAATGGTACTGTTCAAATTGCGCAGCAACCAAAAATCGTCGTAGAGGCAAATGA